The proteins below are encoded in one region of Tsuneonella sp. CC-YZS046:
- a CDS encoding NAD(P)H-dependent oxidoreductase subunit E: MADRHLEPDTPELRARWGNFAWTAENAGKAKDIVARYPEGRQRSAVMPLLDLAQRQVGAETDTQGWLPIPVMEYVAAYLDMPIIRVVEVASFYTMYNLVPVGRFHVQVCGTTPCMLRGSDQIMAACKARGMHVGHTTDDGLWTLTEVECMGNCATAPMVQINDDNYEDLTAERMDAVLDALARGDQPKSGTQEPGRHTSEPLGGPTTLKQMVTENHDYRGEW, from the coding sequence ATGGCCGACCGTCATCTCGAACCCGATACGCCGGAGTTGCGCGCGCGCTGGGGCAATTTCGCCTGGACCGCGGAGAATGCCGGGAAGGCGAAGGACATCGTCGCGCGCTATCCCGAAGGGCGCCAGCGTTCGGCGGTGATGCCGCTGCTCGACCTTGCCCAGCGGCAGGTCGGTGCCGAAACCGACACCCAGGGCTGGCTGCCGATCCCGGTGATGGAATATGTCGCCGCCTATCTCGACATGCCGATCATCCGCGTGGTCGAGGTCGCCAGCTTCTACACCATGTACAATCTCGTGCCGGTCGGCCGCTTCCATGTGCAGGTCTGCGGCACCACGCCCTGCATGTTGCGCGGATCGGACCAGATCATGGCCGCCTGCAAGGCGCGCGGGATGCATGTCGGCCATACCACGGACGATGGCCTCTGGACCCTGACCGAGGTGGAATGCATGGGCAATTGCGCCACCGCGCCGATGGTCCAGATCAACGACGACAATTACGAGGATCTGACCGCCGAACGGATGGACGCGGTGCTCGATGCGCTGGCCCGGGGCGATCAGCCCAAGAGCGGCACGCAGGAGCCGGGCCGCCATACCAGCGAGCCGCTGGGCGGGCCGACCACCTTGAAGCAGATGGTCACGGAAAATCACGATTATCGGGGGGAGTGGTAA
- a CDS encoding nuclear transport factor 2 family protein: MIAHYNAQDADAYVALMTDDACEAGYRGAVVREGKEGTREGLKKMFAEFPENRAEVIKGYELGEYVVLHEKVWRSAASEPFEVMSVYSFEGDKCSRVEFIR; encoded by the coding sequence ATGATCGCGCATTACAATGCGCAGGACGCCGACGCCTATGTCGCGCTGATGACCGACGATGCCTGCGAGGCGGGCTATCGCGGCGCGGTCGTTCGGGAAGGCAAGGAAGGCACGCGCGAGGGTCTGAAGAAGATGTTCGCGGAATTTCCCGAAAACCGCGCCGAGGTCATCAAAGGATACGAACTCGGCGAATATGTCGTGCTGCATGAGAAAGTCTGGCGTTCCGCCGCTTCCGAGCCGTTCGAAGTGATGAGCGTCTACAGCTTCGAAGGCGACAAGTGCTCACGCGTGGAGTTCATTCGCTAA
- a CDS encoding NADH-quinone oxidoreductase subunit D: MSGFALEQSPTTGDEVITNYTINFGPQHPAAHGVLRMVMELDGEIVERVDPHVGLLHRGTEKLIEHKTYLQALPYFDRLDYCSPLAMEHSYVLAIEKLLNLEVPLRAQYLRVLFAELTRICNHMLNIGSHVMDVGAMTPNLWVFEIREDCLNFFERASGARMHSAWFRPGGVHQDVPLKLLTDIGDWLDTRLPRLFEDAMSLVVDNRIFKQRNVDIAVVSKDDAVRWGFSGPMIRGSGIPWDLRKSQPYDVYDRMDFEIPVGTNGDCYDRFMVRVEEVRQSARIMKQCLAEMPEGPVASTDRKVVPPKRGEMKQSMEALIHHFKLYTEGFHVPAGEVYVATESPKGEFGVYLVSDGSNKPYRCKIRPTAFSHLQAMDFMCKGHMLSDATAILGAIDVVFGECDR, from the coding sequence ATGAGCGGATTCGCCCTTGAGCAGTCGCCGACCACGGGCGACGAGGTCATTACCAATTACACCATCAATTTCGGCCCCCAGCATCCCGCCGCGCATGGCGTGTTGCGGATGGTGATGGAGCTTGATGGCGAGATCGTCGAGCGGGTCGATCCGCATGTCGGCCTGCTTCATCGCGGCACCGAAAAGCTGATCGAGCACAAGACCTATCTCCAGGCGCTGCCCTATTTCGACCGGCTCGATTACTGCTCCCCGCTGGCGATGGAGCATTCCTATGTTCTGGCCATCGAGAAGCTGCTGAACCTCGAGGTTCCGCTGCGCGCGCAATACCTGCGGGTGCTGTTCGCGGAACTGACCCGCATCTGCAACCACATGCTCAACATCGGCTCGCACGTGATGGATGTGGGGGCAATGACTCCGAACCTGTGGGTGTTCGAAATCCGCGAGGATTGCCTCAATTTCTTCGAGCGCGCTTCCGGCGCCCGGATGCACAGCGCCTGGTTCCGCCCGGGCGGGGTGCATCAGGACGTGCCGCTCAAGCTGCTGACCGATATTGGGGACTGGCTCGACACGCGACTGCCCCGGTTGTTCGAGGACGCGATGAGCCTGGTGGTCGACAATCGCATCTTCAAGCAGCGCAATGTCGATATCGCCGTGGTTTCCAAGGATGATGCGGTGCGCTGGGGCTTCTCCGGCCCGATGATCCGTGGCTCGGGGATTCCGTGGGATCTGCGCAAGTCGCAGCCCTATGACGTATACGACCGGATGGATTTCGAGATTCCCGTAGGCACCAATGGCGATTGCTACGATCGTTTCATGGTCAGGGTCGAGGAAGTCCGCCAGTCCGCCCGGATCATGAAGCAATGCCTCGCCGAAATGCCGGAAGGGCCGGTTGCCTCTACCGACCGCAAGGTGGTGCCGCCCAAGCGGGGCGAGATGAAGCAGTCGATGGAAGCGCTGATCCATCACTTCAAGCTCTATACCGAAGGCTTCCACGTGCCTGCGGGCGAAGTCTATGTCGCCACGGAAAGCCCGAAGGGCGAATTTGGCGTCTATCTGGTGTCGGACGGCAGCAACAAGCCATACCGCTGCAAGATCCGCCCCACGGCGTTCAGCCATCTTCAGGCGATGGATTTCATGTGCAAGGGCCACATGCTTTCCGACGCCACCGCCATCCTGGGCGCCATCGACGTCGTGTTCGGGGAGTGCGACCGTTGA